A genomic window from Candidatus Nitrosoglobus terrae includes:
- the rpmJ gene encoding 50S ribosomal protein L36 codes for MKVRASVKKVCRYCKIVRRKNVVRIICKDARHKQRQG; via the coding sequence ATGAAGGTTCGCGCCTCGGTAAAGAAGGTTTGCCGTTATTGTAAAATTGTACGGCGGAAAAATGTGGTTCGTATTATATGTAAGGATGCCCGTCATAAGCAACGCCAAGGATAG
- the rpsM gene encoding 30S ribosomal protein S13 — MARIAGVNIPVHKHTVIALTSIYGIGLARARKICEAAGVAFDKKVRDLSDTDLDELRARIAKFSVEGDLRREVSMDIKRLMDISCYRGIRHRRGLPVRGQRTQTNARTRKGPRRLAK, encoded by the coding sequence ATGGCACGTATTGCTGGAGTTAATATCCCTGTACATAAGCACACAGTAATTGCGCTTACATCTATTTATGGAATAGGCTTAGCGCGTGCTAGGAAAATATGTGAAGCAGCTGGGGTAGCTTTTGATAAAAAAGTTAGGGATCTCTCCGATACCGATCTAGATGAATTGAGGGCTAGGATTGCTAAGTTTTCAGTAGAAGGGGATTTACGGCGTGAGGTAAGCATGGATATTAAACGATTAATGGATATAAGTTGTTATCGGGGGATTCGTCATAGAAGAGGTCTTCCAGTGCGAGGTCAACGTACTCAAACCAATGCAAGGACGCGCAAGGGACCGAGAAGATTAGCAAAATAG
- the rpsK gene encoding 30S ribosomal protein S11, whose protein sequence is MVKVKTSVKKRIKKIVIDGVAHIHASFNNTIITISDRQGNTLAWATSGGSGFRGSRKSTPFAAQVAAEKAGRVAQEMGMKNLEVRVKGPGPGRESAARALNNVGFKITNIIDITPIPHNGCRPPKKRRV, encoded by the coding sequence ATGGTAAAGGTAAAAACAAGTGTAAAAAAACGAATTAAAAAAATTGTAATTGATGGCGTTGCACATATTCACGCTTCTTTTAATAATACAATTATTACGATTAGCGATCGCCAAGGAAATACATTGGCATGGGCAACATCGGGCGGCAGTGGATTCCGCGGCTCTCGCAAGAGTACGCCATTTGCTGCACAGGTGGCTGCAGAGAAAGCTGGAAGAGTAGCACAAGAAATGGGAATGAAAAATTTAGAAGTACGGGTTAAAGGACCAGGTCCGGGGCGTGAATCTGCTGCTCGTGCTCTAAATAATGTAGGATTTAAAATCACAAATATTATAGATATAACCCCTATTCCTCATAATGGGTGCCGTCCTCCCAAGAAGCGAAGAGTTTAA
- the rpsD gene encoding 30S ribosomal protein S4 gives MAKYTGPKLKQARREGTDLFLKSGIRPIDSKCKIDQVPGQHGTGSKRARISDYALQLREKQKLRRMYGILENQFRCYYKKAVRHKGSTGENLLKLLESRLDNVVYRMGFSSTRAEARQLVNHRGVLVNGRGINIPSYQVQTEDLISIRERSKKQDRIKFALELAQGRAELSWIEVDINKLEGVFKRIPDRSELASDIQENLVVELYSK, from the coding sequence TTGGCTAAGTATACAGGCCCCAAGCTTAAGCAGGCGCGACGCGAAGGTACGGATCTATTTCTAAAAAGCGGTATTCGGCCTATTGATTCTAAATGTAAAATCGATCAAGTACCTGGCCAACATGGAACAGGGTCTAAGCGCGCCCGCATATCAGATTATGCATTGCAGCTACGCGAGAAGCAGAAACTGCGCCGCATGTATGGTATATTGGAAAATCAGTTTCGATGCTACTATAAGAAGGCTGTTCGACATAAAGGATCTACGGGTGAGAATCTACTTAAATTACTTGAATCGCGTCTTGATAATGTAGTTTATAGGATGGGTTTTAGTAGTACTCGCGCAGAGGCTAGACAGCTTGTCAACCATAGAGGGGTTCTTGTTAATGGTAGGGGTATAAATATTCCTTCTTATCAAGTGCAAACTGAAGATCTGATATCTATTAGAGAGAGATCTAAGAAGCAGGATCGGATAAAGTTTGCACTTGAGTTAGCCCAAGGGCGTGCAGAGCTTAGCTGGATAGAAGTTGATATTAATAAGCTGGAAGGTGTATTTAAAAGGATTCCAGATCGTAGTGAGCTTGCTTCTGATATCCAAGAAAACCTAGTTGTTGAACTTTACTCAAAGTAA
- a CDS encoding DNA-directed RNA polymerase subunit alpha: protein MSVSEFLKPRIVNVEQINSYIAKVTLEPLERGFGHTLGNALRRILLSSMPGCAIIEAQINQVLHEYTAKDGVQEDITEILLNLKGVAVKLHGRNEVTLILNSKGPGKITAGDIELEHDVEIVNPDHVVAHLTHSGEINIIMKAARGRGYQPASTRLTEEDQSIGRLVLDASFSPIRRVAYEVDSARVEQRTDLDKLIIEIETNGTISPDEAIRKAATILQDQLTAFVELENKVKGSKEEKMLQVDPILLQPIDDLELTVRSVNCLKAENIYYVGDLIQRTEVGLLKTPNLGKKSLTEIKDVLASRGLSLGTRLDNWPPTEIQSDTRASSV from the coding sequence ATGTCAGTATCTGAGTTTCTTAAACCTAGGATAGTAAATGTTGAGCAAATCAATAGCTATATAGCTAAAGTTACGCTAGAACCGCTAGAGCGTGGATTTGGGCATACACTTGGGAATGCTCTACGCCGAATTTTGCTGTCATCAATGCCAGGTTGTGCTATTATCGAAGCACAAATTAATCAAGTACTGCATGAATATACTGCTAAGGATGGAGTACAGGAAGATATAACAGAAATTTTGCTTAACCTGAAAGGGGTTGCAGTTAAGCTACATGGGCGTAATGAGGTTACTTTAATATTAAATAGTAAAGGTCCCGGAAAGATAACAGCGGGAGATATAGAACTTGAGCATGATGTAGAGATTGTTAATCCAGATCACGTGGTGGCTCATCTTACACATTCTGGTGAGATTAATATTATTATGAAAGCTGCCCGTGGCCGAGGTTATCAGCCGGCTTCAACGCGGCTTACAGAAGAAGATCAGTCTATTGGGCGATTAGTTCTTGATGCCTCCTTTAGTCCTATTCGTAGAGTAGCCTATGAAGTGGATAGCGCTCGTGTTGAGCAACGAACTGATTTAGATAAGTTAATTATAGAGATTGAAACAAACGGTACAATATCCCCGGATGAAGCAATACGAAAAGCGGCAACAATCCTACAAGATCAATTGACGGCTTTTGTTGAACTAGAAAATAAAGTAAAAGGATCTAAAGAGGAAAAAATGCTCCAGGTTGATCCTATACTGTTACAACCAATAGATGATTTAGAGCTGACAGTGCGATCAGTAAATTGTCTAAAAGCAGAAAATATTTATTATGTTGGAGATCTTATTCAACGAACAGAAGTTGGATTGTTAAAGACGCCAAATTTAGGAAAGAAGTCGCTGACAGAGATTAAAGATGTGCTAGCTTCGCGAGGACTCTCTTTAGGGACACGTCTAGATAACTGGCCACCTACAGAGATACAAAGTGATACTAGGGCATCTTCTGTTTAA
- the rplQ gene encoding 50S ribosomal protein L17, with protein sequence MRHRCSGRKLNRTGAHRRLMFRNMAVSLINHEIINTTLPKAKEFRRIVEPLITLAKEDSVPNRRLAFSRLRDRKAVIKLFNELGPHYQGRPGGYLRILKNGFRAGDKAPMAFVELVERSRPNA encoded by the coding sequence ATGCGCCACCGCTGTAGCGGAAGGAAGCTCAACCGAACTGGTGCTCATCGTAGATTAATGTTCCGCAATATGGCTGTTTCTTTGATTAACCATGAGATAATTAATACAACTCTACCTAAAGCAAAAGAATTTAGACGTATTGTTGAACCATTAATTACTTTGGCTAAGGAAGATTCGGTACCTAATCGACGATTAGCATTTTCGCGATTAAGAGATAGGAAAGCAGTAATTAAGCTGTTTAATGAATTAGGCCCTCATTATCAAGGGCGTCCCGGTGGCTATCTACGAATCTTAAAAAATGGGTTTCGGGCAGGAGATAAGGCACCAATGGCATTTGTAGAGCTAGTTGAACGTTCACGCCCTAATGCATAA
- the ubiG gene encoding bifunctional 2-polyprenyl-6-hydroxyphenol methylase/3-demethylubiquinol 3-O-methyltransferase UbiG has translation MKEKLANVDPREITKFEQLAHKWWDYESEFKPLHDINPLRLEYIRSYCALDGKQVLDVGCGGGILTEALARLGAKVTGIDLGSTPLSVARLHALENGLEIDYQQISVEQFAEKKAEFFDIVISLEMLEHVPKPSSVIASCSQLLKPDGKAFFSTINRTPKAYLFGIIGAEYTLRLLPKGTHDYRRFIRPSELESWCRASNLTINNLTGLHYNPITRRYWLGNDINVNYLSYGTKII, from the coding sequence ATGAAAGAAAAATTAGCTAATGTTGACCCTAGGGAGATAACTAAATTCGAGCAACTAGCCCACAAGTGGTGGGATTATGAAAGCGAATTTAAACCCCTCCATGATATTAATCCGCTTCGCTTAGAATACATTCGTAGCTATTGCGCTTTAGACGGTAAGCAAGTATTAGATGTAGGCTGTGGTGGTGGTATCTTAACAGAAGCGCTAGCTAGACTCGGTGCTAAAGTAACAGGAATCGATTTGGGTAGCACCCCTTTATCTGTAGCACGCTTACATGCTTTAGAAAATGGCCTAGAAATTGATTATCAGCAAATCAGCGTGGAGCAGTTTGCAGAAAAAAAAGCTGAATTCTTTGATATAGTTATCAGTCTAGAAATGCTAGAACATGTGCCAAAGCCTAGCAGTGTTATCGCCTCCTGTTCGCAGCTACTTAAGCCTGATGGGAAAGCATTTTTTTCTACGATTAATCGGACTCCAAAAGCTTATTTATTCGGCATTATTGGCGCTGAGTACACCCTAAGATTATTACCTAAGGGTACTCATGACTATCGGCGATTTATCCGTCCTTCTGAGCTAGAAAGTTGGTGTCGAGCATCGAATCTAACAATTAACAATCTGACAGGTCTTCATTACAATCCTATAACTAGACGCTACTGGCTCGGCAATGATATTAACGTTAATTATCTTAGCTATGGAACAAAAATAATCTGA
- a CDS encoding TRZ/ATZ family hydrolase, whose amino-acid sequence MQNIDTIIQAPWIIPITPDDQVLEGYSLAIHQGRIIDCAPTEKIKTYYQGQNQIEFSQHALMPGFINAHTHSPMSLLRGLADDLPLMEWLNDHIWPAEAKWISETFIRDGALLAIAEMLRGGITCFNDMYFFPEVVAQVAAETGIRAVIGMITIDFPSVWAKNPQDYIRKGLELNNKYQNHPLIKTALAPHAPYTVSDKSLMQIAILAKELHLPVHMHIHETEDEINQSLTQYGIRPLERLQRLELLSPQLLAVHMTQLTNEEIQIIAAKGAHIVHCPESNLKLANGFCPIAKLYQAGVNIALGTDSAASNNDLDMFTEMRLATLLAKTVAHDAKVITVNQALRMATLNGAKALGLEQEIGSLEIGKAADIIAIDLGKLETQPIYNPASQIVYAASRDKVSDVWIAGQQVIKKYQFITLDESFILSNTKTWEKKIKEAKNPYERKIS is encoded by the coding sequence ATGCAAAATATTGATACTATAATTCAGGCTCCTTGGATTATTCCCATTACCCCAGACGATCAAGTATTAGAGGGCTATAGCCTCGCTATCCATCAAGGACGGATTATAGACTGTGCTCCAACAGAAAAAATTAAAACCTACTACCAAGGACAGAATCAAATCGAATTCTCACAACATGCCCTAATGCCCGGCTTTATTAATGCCCATACCCACAGTCCTATGTCTCTTCTACGTGGGCTCGCAGATGATCTACCTCTCATGGAGTGGCTTAATGATCATATTTGGCCGGCTGAAGCGAAATGGATAAGCGAGACTTTTATTCGTGATGGGGCTCTTTTAGCAATTGCTGAAATGCTTCGTGGAGGAATAACCTGCTTTAATGATATGTACTTTTTTCCTGAGGTAGTAGCTCAAGTAGCAGCTGAAACTGGTATACGCGCAGTTATTGGTATGATTACTATCGATTTCCCTAGCGTTTGGGCTAAAAACCCCCAAGACTATATTCGTAAAGGGTTAGAGTTAAATAATAAATACCAGAATCATCCTCTTATCAAAACTGCTCTTGCCCCTCATGCCCCTTATACTGTTAGCGATAAATCCTTAATGCAAATCGCTATTCTGGCTAAAGAACTCCATCTTCCAGTGCATATGCACATCCATGAAACAGAAGATGAAATAAACCAAAGTTTAACCCAGTATGGTATTAGGCCCTTAGAACGACTGCAACGATTAGAATTACTTTCGCCCCAGCTCCTCGCGGTTCATATGACACAACTTACTAATGAAGAAATTCAAATAATTGCAGCTAAGGGTGCTCATATTGTCCACTGCCCCGAGTCTAACCTGAAGCTTGCTAATGGTTTCTGCCCGATAGCAAAGCTATATCAAGCAGGAGTAAATATCGCATTGGGCACTGATAGTGCAGCGAGTAATAATGATTTAGATATGTTTACAGAAATGCGGCTTGCAACCTTATTAGCGAAAACAGTAGCTCACGATGCCAAAGTTATTACCGTTAATCAAGCGCTCCGTATGGCTACTTTGAATGGGGCAAAAGCTTTAGGATTAGAACAAGAGATTGGTTCTTTAGAGATAGGTAAAGCTGCTGATATAATCGCAATTGATCTTGGCAAGCTAGAAACTCAACCTATCTATAACCCAGCTTCTCAAATAGTTTATGCAGCAAGTCGAGATAAAGTTAGTGATGTGTGGATAGCGGGTCAACAAGTCATAAAAAAATATCAATTTATAACCTTAGATGAATCATTCATTTTATCTAATACTAAGACCTGGGAAAAAAAGATAAAGGAAGCAAAAAATCCATATGAAAGAAAAATTAGCTAA
- the mtnA gene encoding S-methyl-5-thioribose-1-phosphate isomerase, translating into MLSTKYDAIRAVIWAEMGVQFLDQRRLPEEETYQVATRASEVAEAITKMVVRGAPAIGIAAAYGVVLAARARFSESSLSWRQLIEADLCALAAARPTAVNLFWALARMRSRIKDLPDNVDPEAVLLAEAQSIHLEDIEANYQMSKLGAALIEGSANVLTHCNTGSLATGGFGTALGVIRHAYSKGQIKKVFADETRPWLQGARLTAWELMRDQIPTVLIADSVAPYLLGQGQIQWVIIGADRIAANGDTANKIGSYSLALAARHHGVRFMVVAPTSTIDWSLSSGSEIPIEQRPQEEILTLAGKAVAMPGTEVYNPAFDVTPADLIDALVTEKGVILQPNSNRMKTLLA; encoded by the coding sequence GTGTTAAGCACTAAATATGACGCAATTCGCGCTGTGATTTGGGCTGAAATGGGTGTGCAATTTTTGGATCAGCGTCGTCTTCCAGAGGAAGAAACTTATCAGGTTGCAACCCGCGCCTCTGAGGTGGCTGAGGCTATTACTAAAATGGTAGTACGAGGCGCGCCTGCAATTGGGATTGCTGCGGCCTATGGGGTAGTGCTTGCAGCAAGAGCTCGTTTTTCTGAATCCAGTTTAAGCTGGAGACAGCTTATTGAAGCCGATTTATGCGCATTAGCAGCGGCTCGACCTACTGCAGTTAATCTTTTTTGGGCTTTAGCTAGAATGCGTTCTCGCATCAAGGATCTTCCGGATAATGTTGATCCGGAGGCTGTTTTGCTTGCTGAGGCTCAGTCTATTCACTTAGAAGATATCGAAGCTAATTATCAAATGAGTAAGCTAGGAGCCGCTCTGATTGAAGGGTCAGCAAATGTATTGACTCATTGTAATACAGGCTCTTTAGCAACCGGTGGTTTTGGTACTGCGCTTGGAGTTATTCGTCATGCTTATAGTAAGGGGCAAATTAAAAAAGTGTTTGCGGATGAAACTCGCCCTTGGCTGCAAGGAGCGCGGCTTACTGCATGGGAGTTGATGCGTGATCAAATACCAACCGTACTTATTGCCGATAGTGTTGCTCCTTATTTGCTAGGGCAAGGTCAGATTCAATGGGTAATTATTGGTGCAGATCGGATTGCAGCTAATGGGGATACCGCTAATAAAATAGGATCTTATAGCTTAGCTTTGGCTGCCCGTCACCATGGAGTGCGTTTTATGGTAGTAGCTCCAACTTCAACAATCGATTGGAGCTTATCTAGTGGTAGTGAGATTCCTATAGAGCAACGTCCCCAGGAAGAAATTCTGACTTTGGCTGGCAAGGCTGTCGCCATGCCAGGTACTGAAGTCTATAATCCTGCTTTTGATGTCACGCCTGCTGATCTGATTGATGCTCTTGTTACTGAGAAGGGAGTAATTCTTCAGCCTAATAGTAATCGTATGAAAACCCTTTTAGCTTAA
- the cysB gene encoding HTH-type transcriptional regulator CysB — MKLRQLQLVREVARRKYNISAAAQALHTTQPGVSNQIHLLEQELGILIFERHGKRLTGITPIGVVILRMIERILQEVNNIKEVSAEATDDRQGILSIATTHTQARYILPLVIKTFRDCYPNVRLKMFQGTPPQIAEMAATGVVDLAIATEAIESFEELILLPCYNWNRSVIVPPEHPLLTCQPLTLEAVAQYPIVTYVFGFTGRSKLDKAFTSKGLIPNVVLTATDADVIKTYLHLGLGIGIIASMAFDPIQDAPLKAIDASHLFEPSTTHIGIRRGVYLRGYIYAFIKLFTPQLTREVIDAAIHS; from the coding sequence ATGAAACTACGACAATTACAGCTTGTACGCGAAGTAGCACGACGAAAATATAATATATCTGCTGCTGCACAAGCACTTCACACCACTCAGCCAGGGGTGAGCAATCAAATCCATCTCTTAGAACAAGAACTGGGTATACTTATATTTGAGCGTCACGGAAAAAGACTTACAGGGATAACCCCAATTGGGGTTGTAATCTTAAGGATGATTGAACGTATCTTACAGGAAGTAAATAATATTAAAGAAGTAAGCGCAGAAGCTACTGATGATCGTCAAGGAATACTTTCTATTGCTACCACTCACACTCAAGCCCGTTATATCCTCCCATTAGTAATCAAAACATTCAGAGATTGTTACCCTAATGTTCGTTTAAAGATGTTCCAAGGCACTCCTCCTCAAATCGCTGAAATGGCGGCTACCGGTGTTGTAGATTTAGCAATTGCTACCGAAGCTATTGAATCATTTGAAGAGCTAATTCTGTTGCCTTGCTATAATTGGAATCGAAGTGTAATCGTTCCACCAGAGCACCCTCTACTTACATGCCAGCCTCTAACTTTAGAAGCGGTAGCACAATACCCTATTGTGACCTATGTATTTGGTTTTACGGGCCGATCTAAGCTTGATAAGGCTTTTACGAGTAAAGGATTAATACCAAATGTCGTTCTAACTGCTACGGATGCCGATGTTATTAAGACTTATCTCCACTTAGGGCTAGGTATTGGAATTATAGCCAGCATGGCGTTTGATCCAATTCAAGATGCCCCGCTTAAAGCTATCGATGCCAGTCACCTATTTGAACCTAGCACAACCCATATCGGGATTCGTCGCGGTGTTTATCTACGGGGGTATATTTATGCCTTTATCAAGTTATTCACACCACAGCTTACTCGAGAAGTGATAGATGCAGCTATTCATAGTTAA
- a CDS encoding sulfite exporter TauE/SafE family protein, giving the protein MGLGYVIAGLVVGFMVGLTGVGGGSLMTPLLIFGFGLPPLTAVGTDLLFAALTKIGGIGAHWRHHTIQWRVVGFLALGSIPATLITLQILKLFQNHDQKLENLINTALGVALVLTALSLPLKSWLQSISIKGRLPRLLQIFILLRWNPRFTAISTVVMGGVLGFLVTLSSVGAGALGAVILLYLYPRLRMAQIVATDIAHAVPLTAIAGIGHWYLGSVDIMLLGNLLLGSLPGVYLGSQAGVYVSEKITRVALSALLMFIGIKFIF; this is encoded by the coding sequence ATGGGATTGGGATATGTTATTGCTGGGTTAGTTGTTGGTTTTATGGTTGGGTTAACGGGCGTTGGTGGTGGATCGTTAATGACTCCGTTACTAATTTTTGGTTTTGGGCTTCCACCGCTAACGGCGGTAGGAACGGACTTATTATTTGCAGCACTCACTAAAATTGGGGGTATTGGGGCTCATTGGCGGCACCATACCATTCAGTGGCGAGTAGTCGGATTTCTAGCTCTAGGGAGTATTCCGGCAACGCTGATAACGTTACAAATACTAAAGTTATTTCAGAATCACGATCAGAAATTAGAAAACTTGATCAATACAGCTTTAGGGGTGGCTTTAGTTTTAACGGCTCTATCATTGCCTCTGAAGAGTTGGTTACAAAGCATAAGCATAAAAGGTAGGTTGCCTAGATTGTTGCAGATATTTATCTTGCTGCGATGGAATCCGCGTTTCACTGCGATAAGTACTGTTGTGATGGGAGGAGTATTAGGTTTTTTGGTTACCTTATCCTCTGTTGGAGCTGGGGCGTTAGGTGCAGTAATATTATTATATCTTTACCCTAGATTGCGAATGGCTCAGATTGTAGCTACAGATATTGCCCATGCTGTACCTTTAACCGCTATCGCAGGTATTGGGCACTGGTATTTAGGATCAGTGGATATAATGCTTTTGGGTAATTTACTTTTGGGTTCTTTACCTGGAGTTTATTTAGGTAGCCAAGCAGGCGTATATGTTTCGGAAAAGATTACGCGAGTAGCTTTATCTGCTTTACTCATGTTTATAGGTATTAAATTTATTTTTTAA
- a CDS encoding phosphoadenylyl-sulfate reductase — protein sequence MDSLTREDLLASKVEMVSSLLISIEGNYIPTCFACSFGVEDIVLADLICKHAPRIEIFTLDTGRLPQETYDVMQKIKDRYDREIILYFPEPQAVEAYAREYGPNGFYKSTMLRKECCYIRKVEPLRRALSGKKAWISGVRREQSITRKELSLSEWDKEYGLQKFNPLIDWSEDDVWSYIRQFGLPYNALHDKGYASIGCAPCTRAITVGEDIRAGRWWWEDAITKECGLHTKNYSQGRLKAKSAV from the coding sequence GTGGATAGCCTAACAAGAGAGGATTTATTAGCAAGTAAAGTTGAGATGGTATCTTCGCTATTGATCTCAATTGAAGGCAATTATATTCCTACTTGTTTTGCCTGTAGTTTTGGAGTTGAGGATATAGTGCTTGCAGATCTTATTTGTAAGCATGCACCGAGGATAGAGATATTTACTTTGGATACGGGTCGTTTGCCCCAAGAGACTTACGATGTAATGCAAAAAATTAAAGATCGCTATGATCGGGAAATAATTCTCTATTTTCCAGAACCCCAAGCCGTAGAGGCTTATGCGAGAGAATACGGGCCAAACGGCTTTTACAAATCGACTATGTTGCGTAAAGAGTGTTGTTATATTCGTAAGGTAGAGCCTTTAAGGCGAGCGTTATCTGGAAAAAAAGCTTGGATTAGCGGGGTACGGCGAGAGCAATCAATAACTCGTAAAGAGCTATCACTCTCTGAGTGGGATAAAGAATATGGGTTACAGAAATTTAACCCCTTGATTGATTGGAGTGAAGATGATGTTTGGAGCTATATACGCCAATTTGGGCTACCTTATAATGCTTTGCACGATAAAGGTTATGCCAGTATCGGCTGTGCGCCGTGTACCCGTGCTATTACTGTAGGTGAAGATATTCGTGCCGGAAGATGGTGGTGGGAAGATGCTATCACGAAAGAATGTGGCCTACATACAAAGAATTATTCTCAAGGTAGATTAAAGGCTAAATCGGCAGTATAG
- the cysD gene encoding sulfate adenylyltransferase subunit CysD, producing the protein MKSYHLTHLKQLEAESIFIMREVAATFEQPALLFSGGKDSIVMVWLAKKAFWPAKLPFPLLHIDTGHNFPETLAFRDDFVAKMEAKLIIRLVQDSIDKGRAVEEKGLNASRNKLQTVTLLDAIEELKIDAAFGGGRRDEEKARAKERIFSHRDEFGQWDPKNQRPELWGLFNDRKHIGEHFRVFPLSNWTEMDIWQYIAQEHITIPSIYFSHEREITKRDGMLLSNSPYIVLARGEILERRRVRCRTVGDMTCTGVVESEATTIEDIIQEVAAARVTERGGRADDKRSEAAMEDRKRQGYF; encoded by the coding sequence ATGAAATCGTATCATCTGACTCATCTAAAACAGCTTGAAGCAGAATCAATATTTATTATGCGTGAGGTAGCAGCCACGTTTGAACAGCCAGCGCTGCTGTTCTCCGGAGGTAAGGATTCTATAGTTATGGTGTGGCTGGCCAAAAAAGCTTTTTGGCCTGCTAAGCTACCATTTCCTTTGTTGCATATTGATACTGGGCATAATTTCCCGGAAACTTTAGCGTTTAGGGACGATTTTGTAGCGAAAATGGAGGCGAAACTGATTATTAGGTTAGTGCAGGATTCTATTGATAAAGGGCGCGCTGTCGAGGAGAAGGGATTAAATGCTAGCCGTAATAAACTGCAGACGGTCACTTTATTAGATGCTATTGAAGAGCTTAAGATTGACGCCGCTTTTGGAGGTGGACGCCGTGATGAAGAAAAAGCACGGGCTAAAGAAAGAATTTTTTCTCACCGAGATGAGTTTGGCCAATGGGATCCTAAGAATCAGAGACCTGAATTATGGGGGCTTTTCAATGACCGCAAACATATAGGTGAACATTTCCGGGTATTTCCACTTAGTAATTGGACTGAAATGGATATTTGGCAATATATTGCTCAAGAGCATATAACTATTCCTAGCATCTACTTTAGCCATGAAAGAGAAATTACTAAGCGAGATGGAATGTTGCTATCTAATTCTCCTTATATTGTTTTAGCTAGGGGAGAGATTCTAGAGCGACGGCGTGTTCGCTGCCGAACAGTAGGGGATATGACTTGTACTGGGGTGGTAGAATCTGAGGCGACTACCATTGAGGATATTATTCAGGAAGTAGCAGCAGCTAGAGTAACTGAGCGCGGAGGGAGAGCTGACGATAAGCGTTCAGAAGCTGCAATGGAAGATCGTAAAAGGCAGGGTTATTTTTAA